Proteins from a single region of Flavobacterium sp. K5-23:
- a CDS encoding SulP family inorganic anion transporter: MELKNMFKELKNDFPASIIVFFVALPLCLGIALASGAPLFSGIIAGIVGGIIVGSASGSPLGVSGPAAGLAVIVLTSIATLGSWEMFLMAVVISGMIQLALGYAKAGFVAYFFPNSVIKGMLTGIGLLIILKQIPHALGWDKDAMGDDAFMQADGQNTLSEIGQALNFITPGAVLIGAISLAILIFWDKVLMKKHKIFQIIQGPIVVVAFGILMNYCFQNGILDYSLSAKQVVSLPVPSSFSDFLTQFTFPDFSALTNIEVYKVAIVIAIVGSLETLLCVEATDKLDPDRRITPTNRELKAQGLGNIVSGLIGGLPITQVIVRSSANINFGAKTKMSAILHGFFLLISAVTIASLMNMIPLASLAAILLMVGYKLAKPALFTEMYKLGWEQFIPFTMTVVAILATDLLKGITVGILFGIFYTLRHSYRNSHHLKDRVKNEDGQVVHHIVLAQEVSFFNKASIIETLDLITEDSKVVIDFSKSKSIAYDVLEIIKDFEIHAKTKNITVEKIKFSPSL, encoded by the coding sequence ATGGAATTAAAAAATATGTTTAAAGAATTAAAAAATGATTTTCCAGCGAGTATCATTGTGTTTTTTGTAGCCTTGCCATTATGTCTAGGTATTGCTTTGGCCTCAGGAGCACCATTGTTTTCAGGAATTATTGCTGGAATCGTTGGAGGAATTATTGTGGGTTCAGCGAGTGGATCACCACTTGGAGTTAGTGGACCTGCGGCTGGATTGGCCGTTATAGTTTTAACATCAATCGCAACTTTGGGGTCTTGGGAAATGTTTTTAATGGCTGTTGTTATTTCAGGAATGATTCAATTGGCTTTGGGATATGCTAAAGCAGGGTTTGTTGCTTACTTTTTTCCAAATTCAGTAATTAAAGGAATGCTTACAGGTATTGGTCTGTTAATAATTCTTAAACAAATTCCGCATGCGTTAGGTTGGGATAAAGACGCTATGGGGGACGATGCTTTTATGCAAGCTGATGGTCAGAATACTTTGTCAGAGATAGGGCAGGCATTAAATTTCATCACGCCAGGCGCTGTTCTTATTGGTGCAATATCTTTAGCGATTTTGATTTTTTGGGATAAAGTTTTAATGAAAAAACATAAGATTTTCCAAATTATACAAGGTCCTATTGTTGTGGTTGCATTTGGTATTTTAATGAATTATTGCTTTCAAAACGGAATATTAGATTATTCTTTATCTGCTAAACAGGTTGTTTCACTGCCAGTTCCAAGTTCGTTTAGTGATTTTTTAACTCAATTTACATTTCCTGATTTTTCAGCATTGACTAATATTGAAGTTTATAAAGTTGCGATAGTAATAGCTATTGTTGGTAGTTTAGAAACTTTACTTTGTGTTGAGGCAACTGATAAATTAGATCCAGACAGAAGAATTACGCCAACAAATAGAGAATTAAAAGCACAAGGTTTAGGGAATATTGTTTCAGGATTAATAGGAGGCTTGCCTATTACACAAGTTATTGTTCGAAGTTCAGCGAATATTAATTTTGGAGCCAAAACTAAAATGTCTGCTATTCTTCATGGTTTCTTCTTGTTGATAAGCGCAGTAACTATCGCTAGTTTGATGAATATGATCCCATTAGCGAGTTTGGCTGCTATATTATTAATGGTAGGATACAAATTAGCTAAGCCAGCACTTTTTACAGAGATGTACAAATTAGGGTGGGAACAATTCATTCCTTTTACAATGACTGTTGTTGCTATATTAGCTACTGATTTACTTAAGGGAATTACTGTTGGAATTCTTTTTGGAATATTTTATACGTTACGTCATAGTTACAGGAACTCACATCATTTGAAGGATAGGGTTAAAAATGAGGACGGTCAAGTAGTACATCATATTGTTCTAGCTCAAGAGGTTTCCTTTTTCAATAAAGCAAGTATTATAGAAACGCTGGATTTGATCACTGAAGATTCTAAAGTGGTTATTGATTTTTCTAAATCTAAATCTATAGCTTATGATGTTTTAGAAATCATTAAAGATTTTGAAATCCATGCGAAAACGAAAAATATTACTGTTGAAAAA
- a CDS encoding TetR/AcrR family transcriptional regulator: MELQLQIKMNEALYLRNPEQSELGKKIIKHSIVMIHENGFEALTFKKLAEDIGTTEAGIYRYFENKHLLLTYIISWYWSWVEYQILFQTNNVKNPTVKLKKVIKILASAVEDDDTTSYVNESLLHQIVIAEGSKVYLTKQVGEDNKHHLFKPYKDLCAAIGDLILECNPKYKYPRSLATTIIEMAHFQNFFMKNLPSLTDFGKSKEDSKIIAFLSDLVFSSIK; the protein is encoded by the coding sequence ATGGAATTACAATTACAAATAAAAATGAATGAGGCCTTATACCTGCGTAATCCTGAGCAATCAGAGTTAGGTAAAAAGATAATCAAGCATAGTATTGTAATGATCCATGAAAATGGGTTTGAAGCACTTACCTTTAAAAAACTAGCAGAAGACATAGGAACCACGGAAGCGGGTATTTACAGGTATTTTGAAAACAAACACCTCTTATTAACCTACATTATTTCTTGGTACTGGAGTTGGGTAGAATACCAGATTCTTTTTCAAACAAACAATGTCAAGAACCCTACTGTAAAGCTTAAGAAAGTAATAAAAATATTAGCATCGGCTGTAGAAGACGATGACACTACAAGTTATGTAAACGAGAGTTTACTACACCAAATTGTAATTGCTGAAGGATCAAAAGTGTATTTAACGAAGCAAGTGGGAGAAGATAACAAGCACCATTTATTCAAACCTTACAAAGATTTATGTGCAGCAATTGGCGACTTAATATTAGAATGTAATCCAAAATACAAATACCCTAGATCATTAGCCACAACCATAATTGAAATGGCGCATTTTCAAAATTTCTTTATGAAAAACCTGCCTTCTTTAACTGATTTTGGAAAAAGTAAAGAAGACTCTAAAATCATAGCTTTCTTAAGCGATTTAGTATTCTCAAGCATCAAATAA
- a CDS encoding cell wall metabolism sensor histidine kinase WalK yields the protein MKLNFKKTYKFAIKSALYISLFSTGFVTMLAAGLFRNSGDKLVLFAGIFFIGMGVFSFLVLQYRVERFIYRRVKRIYDDVSLLESSSLINQPITTDMETLTREVRKFATDKKLEIEMLEIREQYRREFLGNVSHELKTPLFTVQGYISTLLDGAMEDKTIRKKYLKRAEKGVERLIYIVEDLDMIAKLEVGDLNLEMSEFDIVELIQNGFDLLEMKADKKNITLKFESSDIKPHFVKGDKDRIQQIVENLIVNSIKYGKENGTTEIAVVSLTKKKILIRISDNGEGIEKQNIPRVFERFYRVNKSGSRSEGGSGLGLAIVKHIIEAHKEKIYVESEYGEGSEFSFTLEKAYRQKAEKK from the coding sequence ATGAAATTAAATTTTAAAAAAACCTATAAGTTCGCTATAAAATCAGCGTTATATATCAGTCTATTTTCAACAGGGTTTGTGACGATGTTGGCTGCAGGGCTGTTCCGTAATTCAGGAGATAAATTAGTGTTGTTTGCCGGAATCTTCTTTATAGGGATGGGTGTTTTTTCATTTTTAGTATTACAATATAGAGTAGAACGATTTATATATAGAAGAGTAAAAAGAATTTATGACGACGTATCCTTATTAGAATCCAGCAGTCTCATCAACCAGCCCATTACTACTGATATGGAGACTTTAACCAGAGAAGTAAGGAAATTTGCGACTGATAAAAAACTGGAAATCGAAATGCTTGAAATTAGGGAGCAATATAGAAGAGAGTTTCTTGGAAATGTTTCTCACGAATTGAAAACACCTTTATTTACTGTACAAGGTTATATTTCGACCTTGTTAGATGGTGCGATGGAGGATAAAACCATTCGAAAAAAATATTTAAAACGTGCCGAAAAAGGGGTGGAGCGATTAATCTATATCGTGGAAGATTTAGATATGATTGCCAAGCTTGAGGTGGGGGATTTAAATCTGGAAATGTCTGAATTTGATATTGTGGAATTAATCCAAAACGGTTTTGATTTATTAGAAATGAAAGCCGATAAAAAGAATATTACTTTAAAGTTTGAAAGTAGTGACATCAAACCACATTTTGTAAAAGGAGATAAAGACAGGATTCAGCAAATCGTTGAGAATTTGATTGTGAATTCAATTAAATACGGAAAAGAAAATGGAACTACTGAAATAGCAGTTGTGAGTTTAACCAAGAAAAAAATATTAATAAGAATAAGCGATAACGGAGAGGGAATTGAGAAACAAAATATTCCAAGAGTGTTCGAGCGTTTTTATCGTGTAAATAAAAGTGGTTCCCGTTCTGAAGGTGGATCTGGTCTAGGATTAGCCATCGTGAAACATATTATCGAAGCCCATAAAGAAAAAATATATGTTGAAAGCGAATACGGAGAGGGATCTGAATTTTCTTTTACATTAGAAAAGGCGTACAGACAAAAGGCCGAGAAAAAATAA